TCGTCCGTCGACGAAAATAGCCGCGCGGTCTTTCAGGATCAGGGCTGAGCCAAAGGAGCCCGTAAAACCGCTGACCCAGGCCAGACGTTCATTCGCGTCGGGCAGGTATTCGTTCTGATATTCGTCTTCATGAGGGACGTAAAATCCGTCCAGCGCTTGCGTCGCCATTTCCGCGCGGAGTTTCGGCAAGTTCTCGCGGCCGATCTGTGGGCCGCCCTTAACGTCAAAATTCTGTTTCATAGCGCTTACGTACCCTCGAATGGCGGGTCGTGCAAAGAGGGAGATGAGTTATGCAAAAACACATGGAGATTCGCGATTTTGTATATAGAAAAGTAATAACTCTTCCCTATATGGGGAGCATAATAAAAACCAACCTCCCAGGAGTTACTGTTATGAAAAATATAAACATTCTCCGCGGCTATACCGGCCTCCACGCGTTCTTTCCGTCCGTTTCCAAAAACGTGCAGGAAGTTCAGCCTGTCAATAAGGCCACCGTATCGGTCACGCGTGATCTGAGCGTTGCGGATCGTCCCAACCTGCTGTCCAAGCGGTCAGCTCGCTGGGCCCGTCGCAGCTCGCACTAAATACCGCTTCGGCGCAGGACCAGCGTAGACCATCCGTCTCTACGAATGCGTTTGACGAGGTCCAAGCCGCGCCCGACATAGGCGGCGCGTACCAAAGGTTCCTGTCGGGTGAGCAGACCCGACAGGATTACATGGCCGCCAGGAGCGACCATGCCGGTAATCTCTGGCGACAGGCCGATCAACGGCCGGGCCAGAATATTCGCAAAAATCAGCTCATAAGGCGCGGCGCTTCGGATGAGAGCATTCGCAGCGCCGCGTGTGTGATAGGTGCGGAAACGATTGGCCACATTGTTCTTTCTCGCATTCTCATTGGCGACGAGAACACTTTGTCTGTCTATTTCTGTTCCGATGGCGCGACGCGCGCCAGACTTGATCGCGGCAATGGCGAGAACGCCCGAGCCGGTTCCGACATCCAGGACATTCTTCGGAACCCCGGTCCGCAAGACGTGCTCAAACCCGAGCAGACAGCCAAGTGTCGTACCGTGATGTCCTGTGCCAAAGGCGGGTCCGGCTTCGATCAGAATATCGGTTTTACCGGGCGCACTTCGAGTCAGGGCGTGGCTTCCGGCGACAATGAATCGACCAGCTTTCACCGGTGGCAGGCCCTCCAGCGACAGCGTGACCCAATCGCGATCTTCCAATGCTTCTACGACCGGATTGAGGTCTGGTGCGACCTCTCGGATCAGGTCTGCGCAGGCCTGCGCATCCTCTGCGTTTTCAGCATACGCATCGAGGCGCCAGGTCACGCGCGTGTCTTCCTTGGCATCAACGGCGCCCGCTGGGGACGGGTCGGTCCAGGCGAGCGTGTCCCAGGCGGTTTCAATGGAGGCGCGAGGGCCGCGGGCAGAGATCTGATACATGCGCGCGGCCTTAGCAGGGCGGACGAAGCCTGCCTAGAGCGCAATCTCCGCATGGCGAGATGGTGAGTGGTCAGCGCCGCGAAGCTCTGTATAAGGCGGGCATGACGACACGATTGAACATGGCAGTAGCAGGATGCGCCGGGCGTATGGGCCGCCAATTGGTGAGGGCCGCTCATGAGGCCGGACATGCCCTGAGCGGTGGCAGTGAAGCGCCCGGATCTGAGTTTCTGGGCCAGGATCTCGGACCCCTGGCAGGAGTCGAGCCGTTGGACGCGGTCGCGCATGCGGGGATTACCGAAGCGGGTAAGGGCGCTGATGTCTGGATCGATTTTACCATCCCGTCTGCGACCCTTATGGCGCTCGCTATGTTGCCAAGCCTGGGCGTGAAGGCGGCAATTGTCGGGACGACCGGCTTCAGCGAGGCTGAAGAGGCTCAAATCGCGACGGCGGCAGAACGCATCGCGATTGTCAAAGCGGGAAATTACTCGCTCGGTGTAAATCTGCTCGAGTCACTTGTCCGCCAGGCGGCATCAAGGCTGGGAGAAGACTGGGATATCGAAGTCCTGGAAACCCATCACAACCGCAAAATAGATGCGCCCTCTGGGACGGCGCTGATGTTGGGCGAAGCGGCTGCAGAGGGGCGCGGCAAATCGCTTAGCGCTCTGCGAATGGGGCCATATGACGGGCCGGATGCGAAACGCGAGCGCGGCAAGATCGGGTTTTCGGTTCGTCGCACCGGCAGTGTCATCGGCGAGCACGAAGTCACTCTGGGTTCCGAAATGGAAATCGTATCGCTCAGCCACACCGCGCTCGACCGCGCCGTTTTTGCGCATGGCGCCATCAAGGCTGCGGAATGGGCGGCTCTTCAACCGTCCGGGCTCTACGACATGAGCGACGTGCTTGGCGTCTAGGCCACTCAGGTCTTGGCGAACTCTTCGGCTACATCCTCGCTGGAGTCTTCCTTGCCGCGCGCGATCGCCTCGCGGTCCTGCTGGATGATGCGGAAGATGCGGGCAATATATTCCTGCATCCAGAGACCGCGCTCATCTGCCTCTTCCTTGGTCGGCTCAAACGCATCAATGCTCGCTTTGGAGACGGGTTCGCCGCGCTCGAGCAGGCGCTCAATCGTGTCCATCCGCTCATGCATCACGGCGACTTCCTGGATCAGCGCCAGATTGATGTTCATCATGCGCTCGATGTCAGGATTTTCCAGAAACCAGGGGCGCTTGCCTTTGGCTTTGGTGCCAGCCAGGGCGATCGGGTCGAGAGACTGAGTCATGATCAGGCTACCTTCTTTGCACCAATGACATGCCAGGCGGCCTTGCGGCCAAAATCTTCGCTGTCATCGTCAGCCGCGTCCGGGAACACGTCCTTGTCGACGACTGCCGCAACGCCGCCGTGAATGAGGTGATTGTCGCCGAAGCCCGCGGTCTTCATCCATTCGTCGAGATCGACTTCGTGCATCTTGGTCCAGAACGGCTCATTATTGTAGAACGCATCCCAGTCACGCATGGCCTGCTCGAAGAGTGGCATCGTGTCGGCGTATTGCGGTTGCTCGACATGCAGGACGATGCCGCCCGGTTTCAGCAGGCGCTGGGTCTCGGCGAAGATCATCGGCATGGTCTTGTAGCTGGTCTCATGCAGGAACATGGTCGACTGCACCCAGTCAAAGCTTTCATCTTCAAAGCGGGAGAGATCAGAGACATCGTCCTGTATGAAGGTGACATTCTCAATGCCCATGGTCTTGGCGCGGGCAAGGCCATAGCGCAGCATCGGCGCCCCCGC
This DNA window, taken from Hyphomonas sp. Mor2, encodes the following:
- a CDS encoding 50S ribosomal protein L11 methyltransferase, with amino-acid sequence MYQISARGPRASIETAWDTLAWTDPSPAGAVDAKEDTRVTWRLDAYAENAEDAQACADLIREVAPDLNPVVEALEDRDWVTLSLEGLPPVKAGRFIVAGSHALTRSAPGKTDILIEAGPAFGTGHHGTTLGCLLGFEHVLRTGVPKNVLDVGTGSGVLAIAAIKSGARRAIGTEIDRQSVLVANENARKNNVANRFRTYHTRGAANALIRSAAPYELIFANILARPLIGLSPEITGMVAPGGHVILSGLLTRQEPLVRAAYVGRGLDLVKRIRRDGWSTLVLRRSGI
- the dapB gene encoding 4-hydroxy-tetrahydrodipicolinate reductase; the protein is MTTRLNMAVAGCAGRMGRQLVRAAHEAGHALSGGSEAPGSEFLGQDLGPLAGVEPLDAVAHAGITEAGKGADVWIDFTIPSATLMALAMLPSLGVKAAIVGTTGFSEAEEAQIATAAERIAIVKAGNYSLGVNLLESLVRQAASRLGEDWDIEVLETHHNRKIDAPSGTALMLGEAAAEGRGKSLSALRMGPYDGPDAKRERGKIGFSVRRTGSVIGEHEVTLGSEMEIVSLSHTALDRAVFAHGAIKAAEWAALQPSGLYDMSDVLGV